From Pseudoleptotrichia goodfellowii, a single genomic window includes:
- a CDS encoding cation-translocating P-type ATPase, with amino-acid sequence MWFTKSQEEVLRELNVNPKTGLTNDEVNKRLEKYGQNKLKGKPKKSIFQLFLGQLQDVLIYVLIGAAVINIVAHGLEGVTDAIIILAVVLINAVVGVVQESKAEKALEALQQMTTPKSAVRRNGEIIEINSEDLVPGDILIIDAGRFIPADIRLIESANLQIEESALTGESVPTEKNADFIAEDEKIPLGDKENMAFMSTMATYGRGEGVVVATAMDTEIGKIAKILDEDENTLTPLQIKLDELGKTLGYMAIGICLFIFVIGLFQGRNWIDMLMTSISLAVAAIPEGLVAIVAIVLSMGVTRMSKKHAIVRKLPAVETLGAVNIICSDKTGTLTQNKMTVVKIYTLDNHRDVPSEGRDFEANKDEKELIRSFVLCSDASIDVGQDVGDPTEVALVVLGDRFNLEKNTLNTEYKRVGENPFDSDRKLMSTLNEEENGYRVHTKGAIDNILTKSDRIFVNGEIIPLTEEMKNKILKAAEEMSDTALRVLGVAFKDTDSIISAQEMEKDLVVVGIVGMIDPPRTEVKASIVEAKKAGITPVMITGDHKNTAVAIAKELGIATDISQSLTGAEIDEIPEDKFAEDINKYRVFARVSPEHKVKIVKAFKDHGNIVSMTGDGVNDAPSLKFADIGVAMGITGTDVSKGASDMILTDDNFTTIVTAIEEGRNIYNNIKKTIMFLLSCNLGEVMCVFAATLFNWPLPLLPIQLLWINLVTDTLPAISLGVDPGDKEVMTRKPRNPKESFFAEGAGMRAVIAGILIGSLTLFAFYIGINEHGFGISELFNNNTPEAETALTYGRTMAFIVLTVSQLFYSLTMRNSKKTIFEVGFFKNKFLILSIITGIVLQVGLTSIPSISNIFKVTQIKLVDWDIVILFALIPFAVNEIIKIISRKRNIIQK; translated from the coding sequence ATGTGGTTTACGAAATCACAGGAAGAAGTATTAAGAGAACTGAATGTTAATCCGAAAACAGGACTGACAAATGATGAAGTTAATAAAAGACTTGAAAAATACGGACAGAATAAATTAAAAGGGAAGCCTAAAAAGAGCATATTTCAACTGTTTTTAGGTCAGTTACAGGATGTTCTTATTTATGTACTTATAGGGGCAGCTGTGATTAATATAGTTGCTCACGGTTTGGAAGGGGTAACCGATGCGATAATTATTTTAGCAGTAGTATTGATAAATGCGGTAGTAGGAGTAGTCCAGGAATCTAAAGCGGAAAAAGCATTGGAAGCTCTGCAGCAAATGACGACTCCCAAAAGTGCAGTAAGACGTAACGGGGAAATTATAGAAATAAATTCTGAAGATTTGGTTCCCGGAGATATACTTATAATTGATGCGGGAAGATTTATACCGGCAGATATAAGACTTATTGAAAGTGCCAATTTGCAAATAGAAGAATCGGCTTTAACAGGAGAATCTGTTCCTACCGAAAAAAATGCCGATTTTATTGCAGAAGATGAAAAAATTCCTCTCGGAGATAAAGAAAATATGGCATTTATGTCTACAATGGCTACTTACGGAAGAGGAGAAGGAGTAGTCGTAGCTACTGCCATGGATACTGAAATCGGTAAAATAGCAAAAATACTTGATGAAGATGAAAATACATTGACACCTTTACAGATAAAGCTCGATGAGTTGGGAAAAACGTTGGGATACATGGCGATAGGAATATGTCTTTTTATATTTGTAATAGGACTTTTTCAAGGAAGAAACTGGATTGATATGCTTATGACTTCTATAAGTCTTGCAGTTGCAGCGATACCTGAAGGTCTTGTGGCTATTGTTGCCATAGTTCTTTCAATGGGTGTAACGAGAATGTCCAAAAAACACGCTATCGTGAGAAAACTTCCTGCTGTGGAAACTTTGGGGGCAGTAAACATAATCTGTTCCGACAAAACGGGAACATTAACACAAAACAAGATGACAGTAGTGAAAATATACACTCTTGATAATCATAGGGATGTGCCTTCCGAAGGAAGAGATTTTGAAGCGAATAAAGATGAAAAAGAATTAATCAGATCTTTTGTACTTTGTTCCGATGCATCAATTGACGTGGGACAGGATGTAGGAGATCCTACAGAAGTGGCACTGGTAGTATTGGGAGATAGATTCAATCTTGAGAAAAATACACTTAATACAGAGTATAAAAGAGTAGGAGAAAATCCTTTCGATTCGGACAGAAAACTGATGTCTACGTTAAATGAAGAAGAAAACGGGTACAGAGTTCACACAAAGGGAGCTATTGACAATATTCTTACAAAATCGGACAGAATATTTGTAAACGGTGAGATTATTCCTTTAACTGAAGAAATGAAAAATAAAATATTGAAAGCGGCGGAAGAAATGTCTGATACAGCATTAAGAGTTTTAGGTGTGGCATTTAAAGATACAGACAGTATTATTTCAGCCCAAGAAATGGAAAAAGATCTTGTTGTGGTGGGAATCGTAGGAATGATAGACCCTCCTAGAACAGAAGTAAAAGCTTCTATTGTTGAAGCCAAAAAAGCGGGAATAACCCCTGTTATGATTACAGGAGATCATAAAAATACAGCAGTTGCCATTGCAAAAGAGTTGGGAATAGCAACAGATATAAGCCAAAGTTTAACCGGAGCGGAAATAGATGAAATTCCTGAGGACAAGTTTGCTGAAGATATAAATAAATACAGAGTATTTGCAAGAGTTTCTCCGGAACATAAAGTTAAAATAGTAAAAGCGTTCAAAGATCACGGAAATATTGTTTCAATGACAGGAGACGGAGTAAATGACGCACCTTCATTAAAATTCGCCGACATAGGTGTAGCAATGGGAATAACGGGTACCGATGTATCCAAAGGTGCAAGTGATATGATTTTGACTGACGATAATTTTACAACAATAGTCACTGCTATAGAAGAAGGAAGAAATATATACAATAATATTAAAAAAACTATAATGTTCCTGCTTTCATGTAATCTGGGAGAAGTTATGTGTGTATTTGCAGCTACATTATTTAACTGGCCGTTACCTTTACTGCCGATACAGTTGTTATGGATAAACCTTGTAACTGATACTTTGCCTGCTATTTCACTTGGAGTGGATCCCGGAGATAAAGAAGTAATGACAAGAAAACCGAGAAATCCTAAAGAAAGTTTTTTTGCCGAAGGTGCAGGAATGAGAGCCGTTATCGCAGGAATACTTATAGGAAGTTTGACACTTTTTGCATTTTATATAGGGATAAATGAACACGGATTCGGAATATCGGAGTTGTTCAATAATAATACCCCTGAAGCTGAAACGGCTCTTACATACGGTAGAACAATGGCATTTATAGTATTGACAGTATCTCAATTGTTTTATTCATTGACAATGAGAAACAGTAAAAAAACTATATTTGAAGTAGGATTCTTTAAAAATAAATTTTTAATTCTTTCTATTATTACAGGAATAGTATTACAGGTAGGATTGACTTCTATCCCTTCAATATCGAATATATTTAAAGTTACACAAATAAAATTGGTAGATTGGGATATAGTGATCTTATTTGCATTAATTCCTTTTGCAGTAAATGAAATTATAAAAATAATTTCAAGAAAAAGAAATATAATTCAAAAATAG
- the deoD gene encoding purine-nucleoside phosphorylase, with amino-acid sequence MGTPHIEAKRGEIAETILLPGDPLRAKHIAETFFENVMQYNGVRGMSGFTGTYKGKKVSVQGTGMGTPSTGIYSHELITEYRVKNLIRVGTAGSFQKDLKVRDIVMAISSSTESNINKLRFNGADYAPTASPDLLFRTYKTAKLKKINIRAGNILSTDTFYDDEPEHWKKWAKFGVLCVEMETAQLYTTAAKFGVNALTLLTICDSLVTGEATSSKERQSDFNEMVELALESILEQ; translated from the coding sequence ATGGGAACACCCCATATAGAAGCGAAAAGAGGAGAAATAGCAGAAACAATATTATTACCGGGAGATCCTTTGAGAGCAAAACACATAGCGGAAACTTTTTTTGAAAATGTAATGCAGTATAATGGTGTCAGAGGAATGTCAGGCTTTACAGGAACATATAAAGGAAAAAAAGTATCAGTACAAGGGACAGGTATGGGAACTCCTTCAACAGGAATTTATTCTCATGAACTTATAACTGAATACAGAGTTAAGAATTTGATAAGAGTAGGAACTGCAGGTTCATTCCAAAAAGATTTAAAAGTAAGAGATATAGTTATGGCAATTTCTTCGTCAACAGAGTCGAATATAAACAAGCTAAGATTTAACGGTGCAGATTACGCACCTACAGCAAGCCCTGATTTATTATTCAGAACATATAAAACAGCAAAATTAAAAAAAATCAATATAAGGGCGGGAAATATACTTTCTACTGATACTTTTTATGACGATGAACCTGAACACTGGAAAAAATGGGCAAAATTCGGAGTACTGTGTGTGGAAATGGAAACGGCACAATTATATACTACTGCTGCCAAATTTGGAGTGAATGCTTTAACTTTACTGACAATATGTGATTCTCTTGTTACAGGAGAAGCTACTTCTTCAAAAGAAAGACAATCAGACTTCAACGAAATGGTAGAATTGGCATTAGAAAGTATACTCGAACAATAA
- the cdd gene encoding cytidine deaminase — protein MKELTGKIKLTEKEISDYIDEANETLDRAYVPYSKFPVAALLIDQNGKKFKGVNVENASYGVGICAERNVIPTAVTEGMKKIKLLIVTGGTPEPISPCGACRQFISEFSDKDTVIILTNRDKKYKIWSIDELLPYSFGPEDL, from the coding sequence ATGAAAGAATTGACAGGAAAAATAAAATTGACTGAAAAAGAAATATCCGACTATATTGATGAAGCAAACGAAACATTGGATAGGGCTTATGTGCCTTATTCCAAGTTTCCTGTAGCTGCTTTGCTGATAGATCAGAACGGAAAAAAATTTAAAGGCGTGAATGTGGAAAATGCTTCTTATGGAGTGGGAATATGTGCCGAAAGAAATGTAATACCCACAGCCGTAACCGAAGGTATGAAAAAAATCAAGCTGCTTATAGTAACAGGAGGAACTCCTGAGCCGATAAGTCCTTGCGGTGCATGCAGACAGTTTATATCGGAATTTTCCGATAAAGACACAGTTATTATTCTAACAAATAGAGATAAAAAGTATAAAATCTGGTCTATAGACGAGTTGTTGCCTTATTCGTTCGGACCGGAAGATTTGTAA
- the deoD gene encoding purine-nucleoside phosphorylase, translating into MATPHIGAKKGDIAETILLPGDPLRAKYIAETFLQDIVQYNNVRGMLGFTGTYKGKKVSVQGTGMGVPSIGIYSHELINEYGCKNLIRVGTAGSFQESVKIRDVVIAMAASTDSAINKLRFNGADYAPTASADLLFKAYEVGKAKGLSMKAGNVLTSDTFYGDEPEAWKKWAKFGVLCVEMETAQLYTTAAKFGVNALTLLTISDSLVTGEATSAEERQLTFNDMIEVALESALNL; encoded by the coding sequence ATGGCAACACCACACATAGGAGCAAAAAAAGGAGACATAGCAGAAACAATATTATTACCGGGAGATCCGTTAAGAGCGAAATACATTGCGGAAACATTTTTACAGGATATAGTACAATATAACAATGTCAGAGGAATGTTAGGATTTACAGGAACTTATAAAGGAAAAAAAGTTTCCGTTCAGGGAACAGGAATGGGAGTGCCTTCGATAGGGATTTATTCTCATGAATTGATAAATGAATACGGATGTAAAAATTTAATAAGAGTAGGAACTGCAGGTTCTTTTCAGGAAAGTGTAAAAATAAGAGATGTAGTTATAGCAATGGCGGCATCAACAGATTCAGCTATAAACAAGTTGAGATTTAACGGTGCAGATTATGCTCCTACTGCAAGTGCAGATTTGTTATTTAAAGCATATGAAGTGGGAAAAGCTAAAGGACTCAGCATGAAAGCGGGAAATGTTCTTACGAGTGATACTTTTTACGGAGACGAGCCTGAAGCATGGAAAAAATGGGCAAAATTCGGAGTGTTGTGCGTAGAAATGGAAACTGCTCAACTATATACAACTGCAGCAAAATTTGGAGTAAATGCTTTGACATTACTTACAATAAGTGATTCTTTAGTTACCGGAGAGGCAACTTCTGCAGAAGAAAGACAACTTACATTTAACGATATGATAGAAGTAGCATTGGAAAGTGCTTTAAACTTGTAA
- a CDS encoding TfoX/Sxy family protein, with amino-acid sequence MPSSKEYLEFILEQLSDLEEITYRYMMGEYVIYYRKKVIGGIYDDRFLIKVTNASKNLLSDAKLELPYERGSKMILIEDPENKEQYRELFEKMYEELPAPKVKKKKAVKNKINNKKF; translated from the coding sequence ATGCCTTCAAGTAAAGAATATCTCGAATTTATTTTGGAGCAATTATCTGATTTGGAAGAAATAACTTACAGATATATGATGGGAGAATATGTTATTTATTATCGTAAAAAGGTTATCGGAGGAATATACGATGACAGATTTTTGATAAAAGTAACAAATGCTTCAAAAAATCTTTTATCTGATGCAAAACTTGAATTGCCTTATGAGAGAGGATCAAAGATGATTTTGATTGAAGATCCTGAAAATAAAGAGCAATACAGGGAGTTATTTGAAAAAATGTATGAGGAACTTCCTGCACCGAAAGTAAAAAAGAAAAAAGCAGTAAAAAATAAAATAAATAATAAAAAATTTTAG
- a CDS encoding pyridoxamine 5'-phosphate oxidase family protein, protein MRRKDREITDNEKIKEIISECDCCRLGLNDNGKVYIVPLNFGFTEENGKYTFYFHGAKTGRKYDILKVNNYVGFELDTNHKIYFKNEDVACTYTSAFQSVIGNGRVTFIEDYEEKLKGLLELMKHNTEKSEWKFDERMINSVCVFKLEVEELSCKEHE, encoded by the coding sequence TTGAGAAGAAAAGACAGAGAAATAACAGATAATGAAAAAATAAAAGAAATTATTTCTGAATGTGACTGTTGCAGACTGGGATTAAATGATAACGGAAAAGTCTATATAGTTCCTCTGAATTTCGGATTTACAGAAGAAAACGGGAAGTATACATTTTATTTTCACGGTGCAAAAACAGGAAGAAAATATGATATATTGAAAGTAAATAATTACGTGGGATTTGAGCTTGACACAAATCATAAAATATATTTTAAAAATGAAGATGTTGCATGTACTTATACTTCGGCATTTCAGAGTGTTATAGGAAACGGCAGAGTAACTTTTATAGAAGATTACGAAGAGAAATTAAAAGGACTTTTGGAACTTATGAAGCATAATACTGAAAAATCCGAATGGAAATTTGATGAAAGGATGATAAACTCTGTATGTGTTTTTAAACTTGAAGTTGAAGAACTTTCCTGTAAGGAGCATGAATAA